The Clostridiaceae bacterium HFYG-1003 genome includes a window with the following:
- a CDS encoding CoA ester lyase — protein MKGLRRSFQFVPANNPGMLMSADILGADSIIFDLEDAVALTEKDAARGLLREALQVFDYSAIEVVVRINPPDSGFCRADIQALAGTKVDAILVPKATVETMSQVLPWLDEIGYAGSILALIESALGVEQAYELTRLDSRIDGVLLGGEDLTSDLGVIRTKAGNEINYARTRVVSACKAAKITCIDTPWTDAEDLEGLARDTEYARSIGFNAKSSINPRHLPVIHQVFAPKGKEIQYALRVMEAMELAAQEGKGVFSLDGKMVDAPIIARARQTLELAEALNLVKEGEYCGN, from the coding sequence CAGACGGAGTTTCCAGTTCGTTCCGGCCAATAACCCCGGAATGCTGATGAGCGCGGATATCCTGGGCGCCGATTCCATTATTTTTGACCTCGAGGATGCGGTAGCTCTGACGGAGAAGGATGCCGCCAGAGGTCTGCTGCGCGAAGCGCTTCAGGTATTTGACTACTCAGCCATTGAAGTGGTGGTGCGGATCAACCCCCCGGATTCGGGCTTCTGCCGGGCAGACATCCAGGCTTTGGCCGGAACGAAAGTCGATGCCATCCTGGTGCCTAAGGCAACGGTGGAGACCATGAGCCAGGTTCTGCCCTGGCTGGACGAGATCGGCTATGCCGGATCCATCCTGGCCCTGATTGAGTCGGCACTGGGTGTGGAACAGGCCTATGAGCTCACCCGCCTCGATTCCAGAATCGACGGCGTCCTGCTGGGCGGCGAAGACCTGACCAGCGACCTGGGCGTGATCCGGACCAAGGCGGGCAATGAGATCAACTATGCCCGGACCAGAGTCGTATCAGCCTGCAAGGCGGCCAAAATCACCTGCATCGATACCCCCTGGACCGATGCCGAAGATCTGGAGGGGCTTGCCCGGGATACAGAATATGCCCGTTCCATCGGCTTTAATGCCAAATCCTCCATCAATCCCCGACACCTGCCGGTCATCCATCAGGTCTTTGCCCCCAAGGGAAAAGAGATTCAGTACGCGCTGCGCGTAATGGAGGCGATGGAACTGGCCGCTCAGGAAGGCAAAGGGGTCTTTTCCCTGGACGGAAAAATGGTGGATGCCCCCATCATCGCCCGGGCCCGTCAGACCCTGGAGCTGGCCGAAGCACTGAACCTGGTCAAGGAGGGAGAATACTGTGGAAACTAA
- the citF gene encoding citrate lyase subunit alpha has translation METKHTLPAEIEGYGIVTPYRQVFDPERVKPCIPRPGKMSRPGQPKLQKDLRSLMESLELKDGMTFSFHHHLRNGDYVLNLVMEEVRRLGLKNIRVAASSLFPTHAPLVQLMEDGTVTDIHTDYMSGPVAQAVSRGQLKHPAVMTTHGGRPRAIAEGDVHIDVAFIAAPAADPSGNLNGVTGPSACGTLGYAIADAEYADVVVAVTDHLEPYPLCPAEIRQNLVDYVVVVDSIGNPKGIVSGTTQITKDPVGLKIASDTLKVLAASGLLKEGLSFQTGAGGISLAVAKELEIYMKEHGITGSFASGGITGYIVRMMEAGLFKALWDVQCFDLDAVRSFRENPNHMAMSGDLYGNPHNKGAVVNDLDIVILGATEMDPEFNVNVTTGSTGIIMGGSGGHADTAAGSKLTVIVSKLVSARIPLIKERVTTITTPGETVDVLVTDRGIAVNSKRPELAEALRQAGVAVHSIEELQALAERLTGKPQPIQTGERIVAVVEYRDGSVLDVVRQVLE, from the coding sequence GTGGAAACTAAACATACATTGCCAGCTGAAATCGAAGGCTATGGCATAGTCACGCCATACCGCCAGGTGTTTGATCCCGAGCGGGTAAAGCCTTGCATTCCCCGTCCCGGCAAGATGTCCCGGCCGGGTCAGCCGAAGCTGCAGAAAGACCTGAGAAGCCTGATGGAAAGCCTGGAGCTGAAAGACGGCATGACCTTCTCCTTCCATCATCATCTGCGCAACGGCGACTATGTCCTGAATCTAGTCATGGAAGAAGTGCGCCGGCTGGGCCTCAAAAACATCCGGGTAGCAGCCTCGTCGCTGTTTCCCACTCATGCGCCGCTGGTTCAGCTGATGGAAGACGGCACCGTGACGGATATTCACACCGACTATATGTCCGGGCCCGTGGCTCAGGCTGTTTCCCGCGGCCAGCTGAAGCACCCGGCGGTCATGACGACCCACGGCGGCCGGCCCCGCGCCATTGCTGAGGGTGATGTCCACATTGATGTGGCCTTCATTGCCGCTCCGGCAGCGGATCCCAGCGGCAATCTCAACGGCGTGACCGGGCCTTCGGCCTGCGGCACCCTGGGCTATGCCATTGCCGATGCCGAATATGCCGATGTCGTGGTGGCGGTAACCGACCACCTGGAGCCGTATCCGCTGTGCCCCGCCGAAATTCGCCAGAACCTGGTTGATTATGTGGTGGTGGTGGATTCCATCGGGAATCCCAAGGGCATTGTTTCCGGGACCACGCAGATTACCAAGGATCCGGTGGGCCTGAAAATCGCCTCCGATACCCTGAAGGTACTGGCTGCTTCCGGACTGCTGAAAGAAGGACTGTCTTTCCAGACCGGTGCCGGCGGCATCTCCCTGGCTGTCGCCAAGGAACTCGAGATCTACATGAAGGAGCACGGCATCACCGGCAGCTTTGCCTCCGGCGGCATCACCGGCTACATTGTCCGCATGATGGAAGCCGGCCTGTTCAAGGCGCTGTGGGATGTCCAGTGCTTTGACCTGGACGCGGTGCGCAGCTTCCGGGAAAATCCGAATCACATGGCCATGTCCGGCGATCTGTACGGCAATCCCCACAACAAGGGAGCCGTGGTCAATGACCTGGATATCGTCATCCTGGGTGCCACTGAAATGGATCCTGAGTTCAATGTCAATGTCACCACCGGTTCCACCGGAATCATCATGGGCGGTTCCGGCGGCCATGCCGACACCGCGGCCGGTTCCAAGCTGACCGTCATTGTCTCCAAGCTGGTATCCGCCCGGATTCCGCTGATTAAGGAACGGGTCACCACCATTACCACCCCGGGTGAGACAGTGGATGTACTGGTAACCGACCGCGGCATCGCGGTCAACTCCAAGCGCCCGGAACTGGCAGAAGCCCTGCGCCAGGCAGGAGTAGCCGTCCACTCGATTGAAGAACTGCAGGCTTTGGCGGAACGCCTGACCGGCAAGCCCCAGCCGATTCAGACCGGGGAGCGCATCGTCGCCGTCGTGGAATACCGGGACGGTTCGGTTCTTGACGTCGTGCGTCAGGTGCTGGAGTAG
- a CDS encoding TetR/AcrR family transcriptional regulator translates to MNTIVTSREAILAAGKEIMIESGVERLSIRDVAQKCGISVGSVYNYFPSKSDLVVSTIESVWIEIIMEPGDDSAGVSFTDHLRALFNRIQKGCLKYPSFFSVHSLNAAQFDKTKGREVMQRYFSHMKKGLFDSLEQDPLVKKGVFTSQFTENDFIEFVFTNLMTLFMKRVSSCDTLCEIVKRIIY, encoded by the coding sequence ATGAATACCATTGTTACTTCCAGAGAAGCAATTCTCGCGGCGGGAAAAGAAATTATGATTGAGTCCGGGGTGGAACGCCTGAGCATCCGCGATGTCGCGCAAAAATGCGGAATTTCAGTTGGTTCCGTCTACAATTATTTTCCGTCCAAGAGTGATCTGGTGGTGTCCACGATTGAATCCGTCTGGATTGAGATCATCATGGAACCAGGGGATGACAGCGCCGGGGTGAGTTTTACCGACCATTTACGGGCTTTATTCAACCGCATTCAAAAAGGCTGCCTGAAGTACCCTTCCTTTTTCAGTGTGCATTCATTAAACGCGGCTCAGTTTGACAAGACGAAGGGTCGGGAAGTCATGCAGCGGTATTTCAGCCATATGAAAAAGGGGCTGTTTGATTCGCTCGAGCAGGATCCGCTGGTAAAAAAGGGGGTTTTTACCAGTCAGTTTACCGAAAATGATTTTATCGAATTTGTTTTCACCAATCTCATGACATTGTTCATGAAACGCGTGAGTTCGTGTGACACGCTGTGTGAAATCGTGAAGCGCATTATTTATTAA
- a CDS encoding HsmA family protein, protein MLTLAIILITSALIFYTVGVWAEKLQGKLKLWHTVLFFIGLVFDTTGTLTMESIARSNQISAAAVGFNLHSLTGLAAILLMLVHAVWASWVLYKKDEGQAKTFHRFSLVVWVIWLIPFLSGMISKM, encoded by the coding sequence ATGTTAACATTAGCAATTATTCTTATCACCAGTGCACTCATTTTCTATACGGTCGGGGTTTGGGCTGAAAAGCTGCAGGGGAAACTCAAGCTGTGGCATACGGTTCTCTTCTTCATTGGGCTGGTGTTCGATACCACGGGTACCCTGACCATGGAATCCATCGCCAGGAGTAATCAGATTTCTGCTGCCGCAGTCGGGTTCAATCTGCACAGTCTCACCGGACTGGCTGCGATCCTGCTGATGCTGGTTCATGCGGTGTGGGCGAGCTGGGTACTGTATAAAAAAGATGAAGGGCAGGCCAAAACCTTTCATCGCTTCAGTCTGGTTGTATGGGTAATCTGGCTGATTCCATTCCTGTCAGGAATGATCTCCAAGATGTAG
- a CDS encoding nitrous oxide-stimulated promoter family protein: MGNLADSIPVRNDLQDVAAKHPSNMIHPLNGRPGRTGFRRQPQSDTGLFPESKEYENGKGYVMKSNQTNRITQQKNTIEIMVKLYCAKNHSGDNEVCPDCREVLDYALTRVSNCRYGENKPNCGDCKTCCYKKDMKSKITHIMKYSGPRLLVHHPRVALVHILDKFRYRPQENSSSNL, encoded by the coding sequence ATGGGTAATCTGGCTGATTCCATTCCTGTCAGGAATGATCTCCAAGATGTAGCCGCGAAGCATCCGTCGAATATGATTCACCCTTTGAACGGGCGGCCTGGAAGAACCGGCTTCAGACGGCAGCCTCAATCCGACACCGGCCTGTTCCCAGAGTCAAAAGAATATGAAAATGGAAAAGGATATGTGATGAAATCAAATCAGACAAACAGGATAACACAGCAGAAAAACACGATCGAAATCATGGTGAAATTATATTGCGCAAAGAACCACAGCGGTGACAATGAAGTTTGTCCCGACTGCAGGGAAGTGCTGGATTATGCCCTCACCCGCGTGAGCAATTGCCGGTATGGGGAGAACAAGCCGAACTGCGGGGACTGCAAAACCTGCTGCTACAAAAAAGACATGAAGTCAAAGATCACCCACATCATGAAATATTCCGGCCCGAGGTTACTGGTCCATCACCCCAGGGTGGCATTGGTGCACATTTTGGATAAATTCAGGTACCGCCCGCAAGAAAACAGCTCATCCAACTTGTAA